A genomic stretch from Argiope bruennichi chromosome 2, qqArgBrue1.1, whole genome shotgun sequence includes:
- the LOC129957264 gene encoding uncharacterized protein LOC129957264: protein MGGFFSVVAVYLDGWFRRFFGYTQTLSFTSQSTEALIKEFCECDEVSAKNFYSQILTEIKLAVSIDDLNRFRVLLDVLNSINTYKIPEKVHDYKLHAYKLLGNINLIILACKSVAIKVLEHLCSNDNNVYNLPFLIDGNSISPENTDEDGHNAFYYAIRSNAIKCLKLLTEKWPNSYFEENSDAMDDILSNEYNELMIRRVPLSKDMELFLKKILVDLRFFQDNTAKKSIQNSTEVQDRKTLFFTRMDFVLEKIANITDQFWNKDPDEQFILEAKFIAKNLHVLKSHFSTTKFTYDKLPWEEIEFCLIIFNRACMNRFESDPLYHFVLNKKRILTHLRNFSDRLYALKEELAILNFDNIPMLQLLQRQKVIENEENAIFKDLYEDFAQVRDLYTLEAIRKNVDLALSVDATQKDGQLLIIRVLQVIGENFKNTLDSPKLTDGTAKLLFSALQSGTKDIISRLRNDLSHVEALSVRSEMEENAHSFFTDLQTDIAQMNKVLADVIRRNKAGIIKTVFNKIQRCESFDGVKEILRQNHISVLSFQKEVEESKNLNMIDMVQFEKLISHLQMETDKEISYTKEALRQTRDIIQGKHVQAYNDKNISHIIIPLLYSLQNDNSEDLPYATSEIVPFSIFYTDIRLFEKVLADIRFRSELEEIKSGLENCQWEQFPEIKKFLSQITEIENENLINVKDIEQLSKLIARLEEKIDKESEHLKEIFHTIYGIVQTEKSRLKDMQEEFSDLISFFMDVISMKKEQSSDVDLRNLIQNIKTKFSYLSQSSNLNIFMDQLYFILRSISSQMEPEISGRRTSLRNTILNIFNFVEFRMGQIKWIKEFKHVLQPDQKTKHRKPKNFDKDIEDQFTSKLALLVKIVTDNHLDELSTEKLQSCEKDPKLRSLIEMLFLDSMTTLECFPNFLAHNPFYLDAVYPIVNGKNLRNHIAHGNTLVSVFIGEEFTNVLLHVKRSIATKFNIDKIKDKKKEAQNPSGTKKKNNPNELKKSQNKNVPIHVDQEKKNIEKQTDKKAKSNSTKISQDRNSSTSTEESKDGKRINQKEKNDPILLENSQARKQSIKEQKKIKAGKQIKNCSPTSKDSAERALTSEADLEKKQIVKKIINVSSKMKEIQEYDMQIGKKIKNDPIKLKKAVEKDILHTKQQQELFTALSEGSILKVIKSIRKGADIKALDINLWASLHFAAKGPSLEVLKFVLHYNFDPNVRNASLQTALHIAAIHGRLVIVDYLIEVANTPIDDRDIDGKTPLHYACENGHLDVTKYLIKHKAKTNSKDVFGYSPMYYAIAKSHNEIANFLMEKEYSVNVIVGPCKLTALHIAAGKGCLDMINSLLKKGANVNFLSDMHIVPLHYAAKGGHFEVVKCLIEKGAKVDVESVDGLTPLHWAAETGNKEIVDILLFNGANTNATYLNSISPLAFAAKNGYSSIVKILIDNGANVKTTSFEINPIFFAAHFGHYECVKTLMHKIDNDIKTSALHEATINGHLDIVKVLAAEVSDINAVYNGTDFTVLHLAASEGQTDIIKFLIDKGCNINSKAGSDKPKRILCPGNQVFSDFINSLIDKSGKINDSTGDGQTALHLSASKGHRDTVRQLLQLKADIGIMDDFGRTPLQIMIMKDMADLLMEEKEVNVNIPNCGEFTALHLAAAKGNEEFLNHCIKKGLKVNISGTTGLTALQIAVTCNQKHIVEYLLKNGAKIDVVSDEGYTAISAAIEQNNKELLKLLIDRNAKMSAEEEREYMFTSVRNGHEDIVEYFITKNPNNVVANPVNNQYPLHVAVQNGHLNIVKKLLKELNKKEEIKKKEINLINQHFMTPLLNAVALDFCEIAHVLLSNGADPNIDTPEGFMPIHVAIMNGHTKMIEILLKFKANILVNVPPGLSTIELAIQFKNLEHVELLLQQPEVDVNAKNNSGCNLLHKAASNGCLEIIKLLINKNANANAKDIKGAKPIHYAAINGHQDIVQYFMELGMMINEKGGKNWSLLHYAAAGNHSEICDFLLKNGLDVNVTDIQGNTALHVAAEMGHIDVIHLLLQNESHYDIRNQSNKTPLDVTDWENLRIKTSLTLIQNLFTAVQKNELKKTEILLNKGITFSEFGYANIKNSINIALIHYAAMLGYEEIVNILLKYKANVNITNENGGTALHYACEFSHYRIVKILLLNGAAFEAQCKIKKTPVECATNESIINFLKFVKEMFDRTQNCDICILEDLKEIEDLDTAKAVLRAKDNDGRNLASFAIVNNHPKAEQLKELFQTDTIIPIKMALIFYVQGQYQESLKQYNTVLKKRIDLFGEDNPGVWDIQFKMSAIHIYLNNYDEALGLAEHVYEKRKQMLGRFRKETLAAKTQLALILGYKGKKQQAVNILEEISNMQKDILGLCHIETLTTLTYMTQLLFDINNLEKGLEVCEEILSALNVYSKTCWWVWNIENTKGNILSKQGKHKEAMKIFVKCYEMKKRMHEFFHSDLSLTLYNIAVLFLLMGQEDESLENFQKVLELQMQNLCPEHPDILQTRHCIANILFAQRRFYEALKIYEGDFKLRKIILGEDNPEIIQTLQRINFINFKLKSHFFDIDLKWKFKTSTVLH from the coding sequence atgggagGATTTTTCAGTGTAGTAGCTGTTTACCTAGATGGATGGTTCCGGCGATTTTTTGGGTACACTCAAACACTATCATTTACTTCGCAATCAACAGAGGCACTGATAAAGGAATTTTGTGAATGTGATGAAGTAAGTGCTAAAAATTTCTATAGTCAAATTCTAACTGAAATCAAACTTGCAGTATCAATTGATGATTTGAACAGATTTAGAGTCTTGCTTGATGTTTTGAACTCTATTAACACATATAAAATCCCTGAAAAAGTGCACGATTATAAATTACATGCTTATAAACTTCTTGGAAATATTAACTTGATAATTCTAGCTTGCAAATCAGTTGCAATCAAAGTTCTAGAGCATTTGTGTTCGAACGATAACAACGTATATAATTTACCTTTTCTGATTGATGGTAACTCAATTTCTCCAGAAAACACCGACGAGGATGGCCATAATGCTTTTTACTATGCAATCCGTTCAAACGCAATCAAATGTCTAaaattactaactgaaaaatggccgaattcttattttgaagaaaattctgaTGCAATGGACGATATTCTATCAAACGAATACAATGAACTGATGATTAGGAGAGTGCCTTTAAGTAAAGATATGGAATTGTTCCTTAAGAAAATATTAGTGGACCTTCGATTTTTTCAAGACAATACAGCAAAAAAGAGCATCCAAAACTCTACTGAGGTTCAAGATCGAAAAACTCTCTTCTTCACTCGAATGGactttgttttggaaaaaattgctaatattaCAGATCAGTTCTGGAACAAGGACCCGGACGAGCAATTCATACTTGAAGCGAAATTCATTGCGAAAAATCTGCATGTGTTGAAATCTCATTTCTCTACAACTAAATTCACTTATGATAAGTTACCATGGGAAGAAATAGAATTCTGTTTGATTATCTTCAATCGTGCCTGTATGAATCGCTTCGAATCGGATCCACTTTATCATTTCgtgttgaataaaaaaagaatactgaCACACCTGCGAAATTTTTCAGACAGATTATATGCTTTGAAAGAAGAATTAGCAATTTTGAACTTTGACAACATTCCCATGCTGCAGCTGCTGCAGAGgcaaaaagtaattgaaaacgaagagaatgcaatttttaaagatttgtatgAAGATTTCGCTCAAGTCAGAGATTTATATACTTTGGAGGCCATAAGAAAGAATGTTGATTTGGCTTTGTCGGTCGATGCTACACAAAAAGACGGCCAACTATTAATCATCAGAGTTCTTCAAGTAattggagaaaattttaaaaacacattggATTCGCCCAAATTAACAGATGGAACAGCTAAACTTCTTTTTTCTGCTTTACAAAGTGGAACTAAAGACATAATATCGCGACTCAGGAACGATTTGTCGCACGTAGAAGCACTTTCTGTGAGATCTGAGATGGAAGAAAATGCCCATTCTTTCTTTACCGATTTGCAAACCGACATCGCCCAAATGAACAAGGTACTAGCCGATGTTATCCGCAGGAACAAAGCAGGTATaatcaaaactgtttttaataaaattcaaagatgcGAAAGCTTTGACGgtgtgaaagaaattttaaggCAAAATCACATCTCGGTATTGAGCTTCCAAAAAGAAGTAGAggaatcaaaaaatttaaatatgatagatATGGTacaatttgaaaagttaatatCGCATCTTCAGATGGAAACTGATAAGGAGATTTCTTACACAAAAGAAGCACTTCGCCAAACGCGTGACATAATCCAAGGTAAACACGTTCAAGCCTATAATGATAAGAATATTTCTCATATAATCATACCTTTACTATATTCTCTACAAAATGACAATTCAGAAGATCTGCCATATGCAACTAGTGAGATCGTACCTTTCAGTATTTTCTATACGGATATCAGATTATTTGAAAAAGTGCTGGCCGATATTCGTTTCAGAAGCGAATTAGAAGAAATCAAATCTGGATTAGAAAATTGTCAGTGGGAACAATtcccagaaataaaaaaatttctttcccaaattacagaaattgaaaatgaaaatcttatcAACGTGAAAGATATCGAACAGCTATCAAAATTGATTGCACGTCTTGAAGAAAAAATTGACAAGGAATCGGAGCacctaaaagaaattttccatacAATTTACGGTATAGTTCAAACTGAAAAGAGTCGACTTAAAGATATGCAAGAAGAATTCAGTGatcttatatctttttttatggaTGTCATATCTATGAAGAAAGAACAAAGCTCTGACGTGGATTTAcgcaatttaattcaaaatattaaaactaaattttcatatctttcaCAATCTTCcaacttgaatatttttatggatcagctgtatttcattttaagaagCATTTCTTCTCAGATGGAACCAGAAATTAGTGGAAGAAGAACAAGCTTGCGAAATACTATTCTAAATATCTTTAACTTTGTAGAATTCCGTATGGGTCAAATTAAATGGATTAAAGAATTCAAACACGTGCTTCAACCTGATCAAAAAACGAAACATCGAAAGCCAAAAAATTTCGATAAAGACATAGAAGATCAATTCACGAGTAAACTTGCCTTACTGGTAAAAATTGTGACAGATAATCACTTAGATGAACTCTCTACTGAAAAATTACAATCTTGCGAAAAAGATCCAAAGTTGAGATCcttaattgaaatgttatttttagattCAATGACTACTTTAGAATGTTTCCCAAATTTCTTAGCACATAATCCATTTTATTTAGATGCCGTTTATCCTATTGTAAATGGTAAAAACTTAAGAAATCACATAGCACATGGAAATACTTTAGTGAGTGTTTTCATTGGAGAAGAGTTCACAAATGTTTTATTGCACGTAAAAAGGAGTATAGCGactaaatttaatattgacaaaataaaagataaaaaaaaggaagccCAAAATCCAAGTggaacgaagaaaaaaaataaccctaACGAATTAAAAAAGTCTCAAAACAAAAATGTACCGATCCATGTagatcaagaaaagaaaaatattgaaaagcaaaCTGATAAAAAAGCAAAGAGTAATTCTACCAAGATATCTCAGGATAGAAATTCTTCAACTAGTACAGAAGAGAGCAAAGACGGCAAGCGAATTAATCAGAAGGAAAAGAATGATCCTATCCTGTTAGAGAATTCTCAGGCCAGAAAACAATCCATTAAAGAGCAAAAAAAGATTAAAGCtggaaagcaaataaaaaattgttctccTACATCAAAAGATTCTGCTGAAAGAGCTTTAACATCAGAAGCAGATTTAGAGAAGAAGCAGattgttaaaaagataataaacgTTTCGAGTAAGATGAAAGAAATACAGGAATATGATATGCAGATtggcaagaaaataaaaaatgatcctATCAAGTTAAAAAAAGCAGTTGAGAAAGACATTTTGCATACAAAGCAGCAACAGGAACTTTTTACTGCTTTGAGTGAAGGCAGCATATTGAAAGTTATAAAGTCCATTAGAAAAGGTGCAGATATTAAAGCACTGGATATAAATTTATGGGCATCTTTGCATTTTGCGGCTAAAGGACCAAGTTTAGAGGTCCTTAAGTTTGTGCTACACTATAATTTTGATCCTAATGTGAGAAATGCATCGTTACAAACAGCTTTACATATTGCTGCAATCCATGGAAGACTAGTCATAGTTGATTATTTGATTGAAGTAGCTAATACTCCAATTGATGACAGAGACATTGATGGGAAAACTCCTCTGCATTATGCATGCGAGAACGGTCATCTAgatgttacaaaatatttgataaaacacaAGGCCAAGACAAATTCAAAAGATGTTTTTGGATATTCTCCAATGTACTATGCAATTGCAAAAAGTCACAATGAGATTGCCAATTTCCTTATGGAAAAAGAATATAGCGTCAATGTTATTGTAGGTCCGTGTAAGCTTACAGCTTTACATATAGCTGCAGGGAAAGGATGTCTAGATATGAtcaattctttgttaaaaaagGGCGCAAATGTCAATTTTCTTTCTGATATGCATATTGTGCCACTTCATTATGCTGCTAAAGGAGGCCACTTTGAAGTTGTCAAGTGCTTAATTGAAAAAGGTGCCAAAGTTGATGTTGAAAGTGTAGATGGATTGACGCCCTTACATTGGGCAGCAGAAACGGGTAACAAAGAAATAGTTGATATTCTGCTATTTAATGGAGCTAATACCAATGCCACTTACCTCAATAGCATTTCTCCTCTCGCTTTCGCAGCAAAGAATGGGTATTCatctatagtaaaaattttaatagataatggAGCAAATGTCAAGACAACTTCTTTCGAAATCAATCCAATATTTTTTGCTGCCCATTTTGGTCATTACGAGTGTGTAAAAACATTAATGCACAAAATCGATAATGACATCAAAACTTCTGCTTTACACGAAGCTACAATTAATGGCCATTTGGACATAGTGAAAGTACTAGCTGCTGAAGTATCCGATATTAACGCTGTGTATAATGGTACTGATTTCACAGTTCTGCATTTGGCTGCTTCTGAAGGGCAAAcggatataattaaatttctcattgATAAAGGTTGTAATATTAATTCGAAAGCTGGTAGTGACAAGCCGAAACGAATTTTGTGTCCTGGTAACCAAGttttttcagatttcataaaCTCGCTAATAGATAAAAGTGGTAAAATCAATGATAGCACAGGTGATGGCCAAACTGCTTTACACTTGAGTGCGAGCAAAGGACACAGAGATACAGTTCGACAGCTGTTACAATTAAAAGCTGACATTGGTATAATGGACGACTTCGGCAGAACACCATTGCAGATAATGATAATGAAAGATATGGCAGATCTCCTCATGGAAGAAAAGGAAGTAAACGTGAATATTCCAAATTGTGGCGAATTCACAGCACTACATTTAGCTGCAGCCAAGGGCAACGAAGAATTCTTAAATCACTGCATAAAAAAAGgcttgaaagtaaatatttcaggTACAACTGGTCTAACAGCACTACAGATAGCTGTGACTTGCAATCAAAAACATATAGTAGAATATCTTCTTAAAAATGGAGCTAAGATCGATGTTGTAAGTGATGAAGGCTACACTGCAATATCTGCTGCTATCGAACAAAATAACAAAGAGCTTCTTAAACTGTTAATTGATAGAAATGCCAAAATGAGTGCTGAAGAAGAAAGAGAATACATGTTCACATCTGTCAGGAATGGACATGAAGATATTGTTGAATACTTCATAACTAAAAATCCCAATAATGTAGTTGCCAATCCGGTGAATAATCAATATCCTCTTCATGTGGCAGTTCAGAACGGGCACTTGAATATAGTGAAAAAACTCCTGAAAGAActtaataaaaaggaagaaataaagaagaaagaaattaatttaataaatcaacatTTCATGACTCCACTCTTAAATGCAGTGGCACTTGACTTTTGTGAGATAGCCCATGTTCTGCTTTCAAATGGAGCTGACCCAAATATTGATACTCCTGAAGGATTCATGCCAATTCATGTGGCCATTATGAATGGCCATACTAAAATGATAGAGATTCTCTTGAAGTTTAAAGCAAACATTCTTGTAAATGTACCTCCTGGTTTATCAACCATTGAACTAGCTATCCAGTTCAAAAATTTAGAGCATGTAGAATTATTATTGCAACAGCCTGAAGTAGATGTTAATGCTAAAAATAACAGTGGTTGCAATCTCTTGCATAAAGCTGCATCTAATGGTTGCTTAGaaataatcaaacttttaatcaataaaaatgccaatGCCAATGCAAAAGATATTAAAGGTGCCAAACCCATACATTACGCTGCCATAAATGGACATCAAGATATTGTGCAGTATTTTATGGAATTGGGAATGATGATTAATGAGAAAGGGGGGAAGAATTGGAGTTTGTTACACTATGCAGCAGCTGGAAATCATTCAGAAATCTGcgactttcttttaaaaaacggTTTAGATGTAAATGTTACTGATATTCAAGGCAATACTGCACTTCATGTGGCAGCTGAAATGGGTCATATTGATGTTATTCacttattattacaaaatgaatCACATTATGATATTCGCAACCAAAGTAACAAAACACCACTGGATGTTACAGACTGGGAGAATCTTCGAATTAAGACTTCTCTAAcgctaattcaaaatttatttacagcaGTTCAAAAGAATGAACTCaaaaaaacagaaattcttttaaataaaggtataacattttcagaatttggatatgcaaatataaaaaattcaataaacattgCACTTATCCATTACGCTGCAATGCTGGGTTATGAAGAAATTGTAAATATCttattgaaatataaagcaaatgttAATATCACAAATGAAAATGGTGGTACAGCCTTACATTATGCTTGTGAATTCTCACATTACAggattgtcaaaattttattgcttaatggAGCAGCTTTTGAAGCACAATGTAAAATCAAAAAGACACCTGTTGAATGTGCTACAAATGAAAGcattatcaactttttaaaatttgtaaaggaaATGTTTGACAGAACTCAGAATTGTGACATCTGTATCCttgaagatttaaaagaaatagaagatTTGGACACAGCAAAAGCTGTGCTGAGAGCAAAAGATAATGATGGCAGGAATTTAGCAAGCTTTGCTATTGTCAACAACCATCCAAAGGCTGAACAACTTAAAGAACTGTTTCAAACTGACACAATTATTCCTATCAAAATGGCTCTAATTTTCTATGTGCAAGGCCAGTATCAGGAATCTCTCAAACAGTACaacacagttttgaaaaaaagaattgacCTGTTTGGTGAAGATAATCCAGGAGTTTGGgatattcaattcaaaatgtcTGCAATACATATTTACCTAAATAATTATGATGAAGCATTAGGTTTGGCAGAGCATGTATATGAGAAACGTAAACAAATGCTTGGTAGATTTAGAAAAGAAACTTTAGCTGCTAAAACTCAACTAGCATTAATACTAGGTTACAAAGGAAAAAAGCAACAAGCagttaatattttagaagaaatttcaaacatGCAAAAAGATATTCTCGGTTTATGTCATATTGAGACTTTGACAACTCTAACCTACATGACACAATTGTTATTTgacataaataatttagaaaaaggctTAGAAGTCTGTGAGGAAATATTATCAGCACTTAATGTATATTCTAAAACCTGCTGGTGGGTATGGAATATTGAGAAtacaaaaggaaatatattaagtAAACAAGGCAAGCATAaagaagcaatgaaaatatttgtgaagtgttatgaaatgaagaaaagaatgcACGAGTTTTTTCATTCTGATCTTTCACTGACATTGTACAATATAGCAGTTCTATTTCTATTAATGGGTCAAGAAGATGAATCTTTAGAGAATTTTCAGAAAGTTCTGGAATTACAAATGCAAAACTTGTGTCCTGAACATCCTGATATTCTACAGACTCGGCACTGCATAGCAAACATTCTCTTTGCACAAAGAAGGTTTTATGAGGCTCTTAAAATTTATGAAGGAGActtcaaattgagaaaaataattttaggtgaAGACAATCCTGAAATTATTCAGACCCTGCAGagaatcaatttcattaattttaaattaaagtctcATTTTTTTGACATAgacttaaaatggaaatttaaaacatcaacagttttacattaa